Proteins encoded within one genomic window of Bombus vancouverensis nearcticus chromosome 4, iyBomVanc1_principal, whole genome shotgun sequence:
- the LOC117156869 gene encoding NF-kappa-B-activating protein — protein sequence MQKMDARRRDREQIGLCGVDRIWGKSPTRIEDSDEDEETNKYKDSIIPKDRKRKHEMKKKKSKKLKKEKKAKKDKKKKRKKKRSDSSSDSEPEELEWVEKNGINDKAKVKKGSSSDESGDEVVGPVQKPHVTLSAKDFGKALLPGEGAAMAAYVAEGKRIPRRGEIGLTSEEIAAYESVGYVMSGSRHRRMEAVRIRKENQIYSADEKRALAMFSKEERQKRENLILGQFREMVNQKLAQEQKKK from the exons ATGCAAAAAATGGACGCACGGAGACGGGATAGAGAGCAAATTGGGTTATGTGGTGTTGATAGAATTTGGGGAAAATCACCAACACGAATCGAAGA TTCTGACGAAGATGAAGAGACTAACAAGTACAAAGACAGTATTATACCaaaagatagaaaaaggaaACATGAGATGAAGAAGAAG AAAAGTAAAAaactaaagaaagaaaagaaagctaagaaagacaaaaagaagaaacggaaaAAGAAAAGGTCAGATAGTAGCTCCGACAGCGAACCTGAGGAATTAGAATGGGTGGAAAAGAATGGAATTAATGATAAAGCAAAGGTTAAAAAGGGATCAAGTTCAGATGAGAGTGGTGATGAAGTAGTGGGACCAGTTCAAAAGCCACATGTGACATTATCTGCTAAAGATTTTGGCAAGGCTCTTTTACCTGGTGAAGGTGCTGCTATGGCTGCATACGTTGCAGAAGGAAAACGTATACCTAGAAGAGGTGAAATTGGTCTGACTTCAGAAGAGATAGCCGCATATGAATCTGTTGGTTATGTTATGAGTGGTAGCAG ACATCGGCGGATGGAAGCTGTTCGTATCCGTAAGGAAAACCAAATTTATTCTGCTGATGAGAAACGAGCATTGGCTATGTTTAGTAAAGAAGAACGACAGAAGAGAGAAAATCTTATTTTGGGGCAATTCAGAGAGATGGTTAATCAGAAATTAGCCCAAGAACAGAAGAAAAAGTAA
- the LOC117156870 gene encoding rhodanese domain-containing protein CG4456 isoform X2, translating into MYCLILCCNLSCIKFILCDLKPTLQFSTSILHNTDVKTMSGGDKICLNVDYNEILKAQNDSSVLIIDVREKEEIDETGKLPGSIHIPMGDVANTLSSLSEKDFKERFKKEKPSKNTKIILSCRSGKRSGMVQEEIRKLGYENAYNYVGGWLDWESNQKV; encoded by the exons ATGTACTGTTTGATACTATGTTGCAACCTAAGTTGTATAAAATTCATACTGTGTGATT TAAAACCAACTTTACAGTTTTCAACCTCAATACTTCATAATACAGATGTTAAAACCATGTCTGGAGGTGATAAAATTTGCCTTAATGTTGATTATAATGAGATTCTAAAAGCTCAAAATGATAGTAGTGTTTTAATCATCGATGTCagggaaaaggaagaaattgaTGAAACTGGAAAGCTACCTGGAAGTATTCATATACCAA tgGGAGATGTTGCAAATACATTGTCGAGCCTTTCTGAGAAAGATTTTAAAGAGAGATTTAAGAAAGAAAAACCTTCCAAAAATACGAAGATCATATTAAGTTGTAGATCTGGGAAAAGAAGTGGCATGGTTCAAGAAGAAATTCGAAAGCTTGGATATGaaaa tgcatacaattatgTTGGAGGATGGCTAGATTGGGAAAGCAATCAGAAAGTATAA
- the LOC117156870 gene encoding rhodanese domain-containing protein CG4456 isoform X3 codes for MFSTSILHNTDVKTMSGGDKICLNVDYNEILKAQNDSSVLIIDVREKEEIDETGKLPGSIHIPMGDVANTLSSLSEKDFKERFKKEKPSKNTKIILSCRSGKRSGMVQEEIRKLGYENAYNYVGGWLDWESNQKV; via the exons ATg TTTTCAACCTCAATACTTCATAATACAGATGTTAAAACCATGTCTGGAGGTGATAAAATTTGCCTTAATGTTGATTATAATGAGATTCTAAAAGCTCAAAATGATAGTAGTGTTTTAATCATCGATGTCagggaaaaggaagaaattgaTGAAACTGGAAAGCTACCTGGAAGTATTCATATACCAA tgGGAGATGTTGCAAATACATTGTCGAGCCTTTCTGAGAAAGATTTTAAAGAGAGATTTAAGAAAGAAAAACCTTCCAAAAATACGAAGATCATATTAAGTTGTAGATCTGGGAAAAGAAGTGGCATGGTTCAAGAAGAAATTCGAAAGCTTGGATATGaaaa tgcatacaattatgTTGGAGGATGGCTAGATTGGGAAAGCAATCAGAAAGTATAA
- the LOC117156870 gene encoding rhodanese domain-containing protein CG4456 isoform X1, which yields MNFNKLRQCYKFLSFKSLHQSSYVPLRNQKPFIYDKLLKIASYRIFFHVKPTLQFSTSILHNTDVKTMSGGDKICLNVDYNEILKAQNDSSVLIIDVREKEEIDETGKLPGSIHIPMGDVANTLSSLSEKDFKERFKKEKPSKNTKIILSCRSGKRSGMVQEEIRKLGYENAYNYVGGWLDWESNQKV from the exons atgaattttaataaattacgacaatgctataaatttctttctttcaaatCATTACATCAAAGTTCATATGTACCATTACGAAACCAAAAACCATTTATTTATGataaattgttgaaaattgCTTCATATAGGATATTTTTTCATG TAAAACCAACTTTACAGTTTTCAACCTCAATACTTCATAATACAGATGTTAAAACCATGTCTGGAGGTGATAAAATTTGCCTTAATGTTGATTATAATGAGATTCTAAAAGCTCAAAATGATAGTAGTGTTTTAATCATCGATGTCagggaaaaggaagaaattgaTGAAACTGGAAAGCTACCTGGAAGTATTCATATACCAA tgGGAGATGTTGCAAATACATTGTCGAGCCTTTCTGAGAAAGATTTTAAAGAGAGATTTAAGAAAGAAAAACCTTCCAAAAATACGAAGATCATATTAAGTTGTAGATCTGGGAAAAGAAGTGGCATGGTTCAAGAAGAAATTCGAAAGCTTGGATATGaaaa tgcatacaattatgTTGGAGGATGGCTAGATTGGGAAAGCAATCAGAAAGTATAA
- the LOC117156870 gene encoding thiosulfate sulfurtransferase/rhodanese-like domain-containing protein 3 isoform X5, whose protein sequence is MSGGDKICLNVDYNEILKAQNDSSVLIIDVREKEEIDETGKLPGSIHIPMGDVANTLSSLSEKDFKERFKKEKPSKNTKIILSCRSGKRSGMVQEEIRKLGYENAYNYVGGWLDWESNQKV, encoded by the exons ATGTCTGGAGGTGATAAAATTTGCCTTAATGTTGATTATAATGAGATTCTAAAAGCTCAAAATGATAGTAGTGTTTTAATCATCGATGTCagggaaaaggaagaaattgaTGAAACTGGAAAGCTACCTGGAAGTATTCATATACCAA tgGGAGATGTTGCAAATACATTGTCGAGCCTTTCTGAGAAAGATTTTAAAGAGAGATTTAAGAAAGAAAAACCTTCCAAAAATACGAAGATCATATTAAGTTGTAGATCTGGGAAAAGAAGTGGCATGGTTCAAGAAGAAATTCGAAAGCTTGGATATGaaaa tgcatacaattatgTTGGAGGATGGCTAGATTGGGAAAGCAATCAGAAAGTATAA
- the LOC117156870 gene encoding rhodanese domain-containing protein CG4456 isoform X4, translated as MFSTSILHNTDVKTMSGGDKICLNVDYNEILKAQNDSSVLIIDVREKEEIDETGKLPGSIHIPMGDVANTLSSLSEKDFKERFKKEKPSKNTKIILSCRSGKRSGMVQEEIRKLGYENAYNYVGGWLDWESNQKV; from the exons ATG TTTTCAACCTCAATACTTCATAATACAGATGTTAAAACCATGTCTGGAGGTGATAAAATTTGCCTTAATGTTGATTATAATGAGATTCTAAAAGCTCAAAATGATAGTAGTGTTTTAATCATCGATGTCagggaaaaggaagaaattgaTGAAACTGGAAAGCTACCTGGAAGTATTCATATACCAA tgGGAGATGTTGCAAATACATTGTCGAGCCTTTCTGAGAAAGATTTTAAAGAGAGATTTAAGAAAGAAAAACCTTCCAAAAATACGAAGATCATATTAAGTTGTAGATCTGGGAAAAGAAGTGGCATGGTTCAAGAAGAAATTCGAAAGCTTGGATATGaaaa tgcatacaattatgTTGGAGGATGGCTAGATTGGGAAAGCAATCAGAAAGTATAA